In Anopheles bellator chromosome 2, idAnoBellAS_SP24_06.2, whole genome shotgun sequence, the genomic stretch ACGTGAAGTCGGGTATCGCGAACTGTTGCCGCAGTGCGAGATAGTTGTGCTGGGGCAGCTGCACCACCCGTTTGCTGTCGATCTCCACCACTCGGTTCTCGCCGTGGGTGCCCGTCTCGGACGAGATTGACCGAGCGGTTTGGTTGTGCTCCCGGTTCTGGCCCCGCCGTTGACGACCGTCCGCACCGTCCCGCTGGTCTTGCTGCGCGTTGGGGTTGAGCTGGGCGCTAAGCTTCTCCTCTTCCTGCGCTTGCAGCGTGACGTCACCAGGGTTCGATCGACGGTTCTCTGCGGTGTTGGCCAGctctgccggtggcggcggcggtggtgcttCGAGCCCCGGCGGATCGAGACCGAACGAAGGGACGGACCACTTCCACTGGTAGTAGATTGGGGGGCCCTGCGTTGTGGCGTCATCGTAGAACACGTACTCCTTTCGCGGTGGCAACAGATCGTTCGGTGGCGCCGCTATGCTGAACGGGCGTGGAATCTTATCGGAACCCTGGGCTGGAgcgaccggggccggtgcaGGATCAGCCGTATCAGCCAGCTTGTCGATGGCCGTCTTTACCGGTCCCGCCGATGGTTCGTTGGTGATCGCCGGCCGGGTGTAGATCGATTCGCTCGTGTAGCGCGTTTTGATCTGATCGAAGTTGGCGATGTTCTCGTAGGGTGGAAGCAGGTCACGGGACGGAATCGGGACACGGTCCGGTGGCGTGCCAACCGGTACGATCTGTGGTCGCTGCAGGGCGTACGGATTGTCGAAGAGACCGGCCGTAGCCGCCGGTGGACTGAAGATGATCGGCGACGCCGGCAGACTGGACTGCCGAGGATCCGAGGGTTGGTTGTTGCTGCGACTGGAGGAGCTGCCAGCGGCCAGAGGGCCAGCGAATTGAGGTCCTGGTTGGGCTCgtggcagctgctgctgcgaaggcTTCCTCGTGGACGGGCTGACTGACGTGCCGGGaaccttcgtcgtcgtcgtcgttgtcttCGTCGTGAATGCTGCAGTCGACCGAGGTGTGCTGAGGCGAGAGGTTGTCGATAGTCGTGGCCGGGTAGTGGTCGGCGCATTGCTGACGGTGGGCAAACGGGACGAGGTCGTTGGGATGGTGTTCAGGTCTGTCGTGTCCGGGCCACTGGAACTCGATCGACGGTTCGACTCTTCCGGCAAGAACGGTGGTTCGTAGCGCCGCGAAGGAACCTTAACCGAGGGCCTCACGGCTGACGTTCCGATCGTTCGGGGTGTCACGGTCGCCGGGCTCGCAGTTGCCGTCACTGCGATACTGACCGTGTTGCGGCTCTCGTTCTTCTCCTCGTCGCGCTTGCTTTTAGCGCCCTGCTGAtctgccacttccggccgctcGGTCGTCCCATTCACCCGCTGCTCGTCACCTTCCTCCGCGTAACGCGTGGCCCAGTGGATCGGTAACCCGTGGTTGCTGGCACTTTCCTGGAAAATTTCCGCGATCGACGACTTCTTGGTGTTCGCCGCCTTCCCGGAGCCAGGGACCGCGACGGCCCCGGGCCGCGACCGGGCCTGACTTTCGAAGATCGCATTCTGCGGAGCCGGAATGGTGGCCTAAAAATAGGAGAAGGGCCTCAGCAGCAGTCCGGCTCTTGATGCTCCCGGTGGACACTTACCTTGAAGAAGCTCATGAGCGCTGGCCCAACAAAATCGAGCGCATCCGGCTGATCGAGCAGATCGGGGCGTGGTGTACggatttcattttcctccTCCGGTACGAACGGTTTGTCCCGTTGGCCTGGCGGGAGAGgatgcaatcaattttccgcTCTGACTTCGCTCCGGGCGCGGCACTTACCGATTAGCAGGTTGGCGGCGTAGTTGCTCTCAGCTTTCGAGCAGTTCACCATGTACCAGTGGTCGCAGATGAGCATCCGCTGCTGGAACAGGGTTGTGTTGGGGCAGGCGTAGCTGAACTGGCGCCCCAGGCCGTCGCACATGTGGTAGATCTGGCAGCCGGTTTCCACGTCCGCGTAGTACCCGGCGGCACGCCCCACACAGGAGAAGCTCGTCCTGGCGGCGAACTTGAACGATCCATCATTCCGTGGCCGTGACTGTCGCAAGGGTGAGAAAACGCACGGGTGAGGTAAGTCAGTCGTATCGGTTACGCATCCGCAAGAACCTTCATCGGTGGTTCCACACCCGTTCCACATGATCATCGAGGTTGgggaaaattgtgtttctcgAAAGCCTCCGGGAGTTGTGGACAAAAACGTCGTTACATAACCCTCACTAAAATTCATTCTTGCAGTAAAGCACATTACAACGGATCGTCCGATCGACGGGCTTAACAAATCGTCCACCGTTGCTCACTTCCCCGGTGTCAAGGCCGTGACGGTGATGAAAAGCCCGTCGATACGCCGTCGATGACAGGTTTATCGCCAGCTAATCCGTAGCCCGGTCGCAGGTGTGAAAACCAATCAAATGTCTCTTCCCGTGACTGACCGGCTTGCCGCCTTCGTCAGGGTCTTCTTCACCACCGACCCGATGGTGGCCGGTAATTAAAGAAGATCGCAACGTTTGGCCGTAAGCCATCATAATTTCAACTTTCAACTGGTTGCAAGtatcgggttttttttttgtgtgccgatAATGAATTTTTAGCCTCGCAATAGTCGGACCCACAGGCCGCTGGGGAGCAGGTTTCACAGTGGCtggatggaaaacaattgaacGTGTGATTGGCACCGGGGGACGACACATTTGCCCCAAATTTGCCGCATTGGGGCCAATTGATACATTGTTGTGTGAGCAGGAATTTAATAACAATTGAATTAGAAGTGTTATATTCATTCTGTGAACTTGTGCACTTGTTGCAAAATATTATTCTGACTCTACTTacaacaatatttttgttCAGATGTTTGGCATAAGAAACAATGGAAGAGACGAACAAGTAAACACTACGCAGCGCAGCCACTAGAACTGGCGTAATTCGGCGCAAATAATAGGGGCAGAGTCTCTCTGCTTGAACGGGGTTGTAACATTCAATCAATGTGACTTCTTTCCTCGGTGCCCACTCTCGAGCGTCACCCATTCATTGCACACGACGCCATACATCCTCTCGACAGCCCCATTGACCATGTGCAAACAAATATAATTGTACCGCCTGCACACACCCCACCTAACACCCAAGCCGGGGCCCGGATCACTTGAGGCACGGTTTTAATCTCACGCAAACGGAGTGCTTGGGACGCAGCTaaaagtgtttgatttttggcaTTTTCCAAACCACCCTCCACGCGGTCGGTGAAGAGGCTGCTCTCGAGCCAACCATTGCATAGGTGCTGTGTGCTTGTTGTTGAGCGTCACCTTTCTTTGGCTTGGGCCcgtccccgtgccgtgccccaCTGACCAGTCTTGACTGAGGACCACTCGAAGCCCAGTCAAGTTGCTGGCGAATCGGCTGCTCTGCATCCTGAAGGTCTTCATAAAACGAGGGGTTGCGCCttgcccggaccggaccggtcgaGTCGCGATACGCTTATCATTGAGTGGATCACAGTGCCACAATCAATTAAAAAGTGCTGCACAATTCTTCAACGAAATGAGTTCGAAGTAGACCAAGTAGCGAGCTGACCACGGTCAgagtcgatcggtcggtcggattaATTTGCCCCACGCCAACTTGCGGTCCATCAACTCGATCCATTGCTTCCGTATTATCGAACAGTGAACGCGCGCGTG encodes the following:
- the LOC131207231 gene encoding uncharacterized protein KIAA1522 — encoded protein: MGAPLIRAQDVSSQSRPRNDGSFKFAARTSFSCVGRAAGYYADVETGCQIYHMCDGLGRQFSYACPNTTLFQQRMLICDHWYMVNCSKAESNYAANLLIGQRDKPFVPEEENEIRTPRPDLLDQPDALDFVGPALMSFFKATIPAPQNAIFESQARSRPGAVAVPGSGKAANTKKSSIAEIFQESASNHGLPIHWATRYAEEGDEQRVNGTTERPEVADQQGAKSKRDEEKNESRNTVSIAVTATASPATVTPRTIGTSAVRPSVKVPSRRYEPPFLPEESNRRSSSSGPDTTDLNTIPTTSSRLPTVSNAPTTTRPRLSTTSRLSTPRSTAAFTTKTTTTTTKVPGTSVSPSTRKPSQQQLPRAQPGPQFAGPLAAGSSSSRSNNQPSDPRQSSLPASPIIFSPPAATAGLFDNPYALQRPQIVPVGTPPDRVPIPSRDLLPPYENIANFDQIKTRYTSESIYTRPAITNEPSAGPVKTAIDKLADTADPAPAPVAPAQGSDKIPRPFSIAAPPNDLLPPRKEYVFYDDATTQGPPIYYQWKWSVPSFGLDPPGLEAPPPPPPAELANTAENRRSNPGDVTLQAQEEEKLSAQLNPNAQQDQRDGADGRQRRGQNREHNQTARSISSETGTHGENRVVEIDSKRVVQLPQHNYLALRQQFAIPDFTFPLDLGTVAKGGQYEQVDAVDSFQVHIPSDVSVRSGSDSGKRPWYGENARCPECHPGFLRPGTCEPCVKVRR